Proteins from a genomic interval of Trichoderma breve strain T069 chromosome 2, whole genome shotgun sequence:
- a CDS encoding indoleamine 2,3-dioxygenase domain-containing protein, translating to MGSLSTSTPPFEVLTDARPDDNSLPAFLVSTTRGFLPRADPIVTLPKEFDALESILQRMPVKTLSGEPGLLAHGKLGDEVDSSFPDLTDHMDLYKDNLPLMNALYRDYSFLASAYLLEPCHLRFLKGESYGLGRQTLPKNIARPIARCAELTGFMPFMEYAGSYALYNYRLEDPSKGLEYDNIRLIRAFEHGLDPTSSEAGFVLVHIDMVRNSGPLVAATVRCLEEASKASSGPGSIEERKSFNEGLSDIVTSMKKINAVMETMWGKSRPRDYTSFRTFIFGITAQSMFPNGVVYEGLYDNKPMSFRGESGANDSMVPLMDNFLQMPMPDTPLTAILNDFREYRPSNHKTFLQYVKGRSQELDLKNYALGYKGEPESEEHKELLRQSRSLWIQILNEVRDFRWRHWCFAREYILKQTSHPTATGGSPIVTWLPNQLEAVLAEMVDVHDRTKGQHQNGLGKVAEEIMEAALRQRDTLRKEVDKFCAERGVARG from the exons ATGGGTTCTCTCTCAACAAGCACGCCTCCCTTCGAGGTCCTCACTGATGCCCGTCCTGATGACAACTCCCTCCCTGCCTTCTTGGTGTCTACCACCAGAGGCTTTCTCCCTCGTGCAGACCCCATTGTCACCCTCCCCAAGGAGTTTGATGCTCTCGAGTCCATCCTCCAGCGCATGCCCGTCAAGACTCTGTCTGGCGAGCCTGGCCTTCTGGCCCATGgcaagcttggtgatgaggtTGACTCCAGCTTCCCCGATCTCACTGATCACATGGATCTCTACAAGGACAACCTCCCCCTGATGAATGCCTTGTACCGAGACTACTCTTTCCTTGCCTCAGCATACCTCCTTGAGCCTTGCCACTTGCGCTTCCTCAAGGGTGAGAGCTATGGCTTGGGACGTCAGACTCTTCCCAAGAACATTGCTCGTCCCATTGCTCGATGCGCTGAGCT CACTGGCTTCATGCCCTTCATGGAGTATGCTGGCTCTTATGCGCTCTACAACTACCGTCTGGAGGATCCCTCCAAGGGGTTGGAGTATGACAACATCCGTCTCATTCGCGCTTTTGAGCATGGTCTCGACCCTACCTCTTCCGAGGCTGGCTTCGTTCTTGTCCACATTGACATGGTCAGAAACTCTGGCCCCCTTGTTGCGGCTACAGTCCGCTGTCTAGAGGAAGCCTCCAAGGCTTCTTCTGGCCCCGGCAGCATCGAGGAGCGCAAATCTTTCAACGAAGGGCTTTCTGACATTGTCACttcgatgaagaagatcaacGCCGTTATGGAGACCATGTGGGGGAAGTCCCGTCCCAGAGACTACACCAGCTTCCGcaccttcatctttggcatcaCGGCTCAGTCCATGTTCCCCAACGGTGTCGTCTACGAAGGCCTCTATGATAACAAGCCCATGTCCTTCCGAGGCGAGTCTGGCGCCAACGACTCCATGGTGCCCCTCATGGACAACTTCCTACAGATGCCCATGCCTGATACTCCTCTGACGGCCATCCTCAACGACTTCCGTGAGTATCGTCCCAGCAACCACAAGACCTTCTTGCAGTACGTCAAGGGTCGCTCTCAGGAGCTGGATCTCAAGAACTATGCCCTTGGCTACAAGGGTGAGCCCGAGTCAGAGGAGCACAAGGAGCTCCTCCGCCAGTCTCGCAGCCTGTGGATCCAGATCCTCAACGAGGTACGAGACTTCCGCTGGCGCCACTGGTGCTTCGCCAGAGAGTACATCCTCAAGCAGACATCTCACCCAACTGCCACTGGCGGCAGCCCCATTGTCACTTGGCTCCCCAACCAGCTGGAAGCCGTGTTGGCGGAGATGGTGGACGTGCACGACAGGACCAAGGGCCAGCACCAGAACGGCTTGGGCAAGGTGGCCGAGGAGATTATGGAGGCAGCACTGCGACAGAGGGATACCCTGCGGAAGGAGGTTGACAAGTTTTGCGCTGAGAGAGGCGTTGCCAGAGGGTAG